A DNA window from Hemibagrus wyckioides isolate EC202008001 linkage group LG11, SWU_Hwy_1.0, whole genome shotgun sequence contains the following coding sequences:
- the LOC131362213 gene encoding leucine-rich repeat-containing protein 15-like: MDLGQYIILCICAVNAVVWGCPEHCQCKNTDILCNGYEIQDFPSPIPVNTSALVIFQTNITSLKPSDFEAFAQSLTRLKVSASIIREVQPHTFDKTLHLISFTLSETELSSLPENLFAPLQALKSLDLKKNMLTSIPQKAFQGLIHLETLTLQENKISNLHPGTFRELSKLKLLSLKQNKLEEIPSNAFEHLGDLESLHLQNNIIKNLSSELFTHQQKLKKLYLSTNRLTYLPEGIFMNLPNLQQISLYNNQLQTLSPKTFGPMPLLQDLWLYDNELTRLDDNVFSNLTHLKLLVVSRNQISYISPGAFSGLIELKEISLQSNHLTSLEEGVFRGLPNLANISLRNNQIHQLPGKLLHDLPYLQQLRLQNNSLLHLSEELLRSLTNASNIVLSENPWRCDRHIVPLRDWLLKYQAKVNDTTSLKCSSPAWLMNMSIINLSDDHFQTSTESTTLGASKIPPTSVSENEDLTNHRWNIHMIIIAVVCTAVIATISICAICWRTNKRRGSRNIPH, translated from the coding sequence ATGGATCTTGGACAGTATATAATCCTGTGCATTTGTGCTGTAAATGCAGTTGTCTGGGGATGTCCAGAGCATTGCCAGtgcaaaaacacagacattttgTGCAATGGATATGAAATTCAAGATTTTCCTTCGCCCATTCCCGTCAATACGAGCGCTCTGGTTATTTTTCAGACTAACATCACCTCACTGAAACCATCTGATTTTGAAGCATTCGCTCAATCTCTTACAAGGTTGAAAGTTTCGGCTTCAATAATAAGGGAAGTGCAACCTCACACCTTTGACAAAACACTCCACCTAATCAGCTTCACGCTTTCAGAAACTGAGCTATCTTCTCTACCAGAGAACCTGTTTGCTCCTCTTCAGGCCCTGAAATCATTAGACCTTAAGAAAAACATGCTGACGTCTATTCCACAGAAGGCATTTCAGGGTCTGATTCACCTGGAGACCCTCACGTTGCAGGAAAACAAGATCAGCAACCTGCACCCAGGGACCTTCCGTGAACTTTCCAAGCTCAAGCTTTTGTCCCTTAAACAGAACAAGCTGGAGGAGATACCAAGCAATGCCTTTGAGCACCTGGGGGACCTTGAATCTTTGCATCTTCAGAACAACATCATCAAAAACTTATCTTCAGAACTTTTCACGCATCAACAGAAGCTGAAAAAGCTCTACCTCTCTACCAATAGGCTGACTTATCTTCCTGAAGGTATCTTCATGAACTTGCCAAATCTACAGCAGATCTCACTTTACAATAATCAGCTGCAGACGCTGTCTCCCAAAACCTTCGGCCCCATGCCGCTGCTCCAGGATCTGTGGCTTTACGACAATGAGTTGACTCGTCTTGATGACAACGTGTTCAGCAATTTAACTCATTTAAAACTTCTGGTGGTCAGCAGGAACCAGATCTCATACATCTCTCCCGGTGCCTTCAGTGGATTGATTGAGCTGAAAGAGATTTCTTTACAGTCCAACCACCTGACGAGCCTCGAGGAAGGAGTGTTCAGAGGGCTTCCTAATTTGGCTAACATATCTCTGAGAAACAACCAGATTCATCAACTTCCTGGGAAGCTTCTCCATGATCTTCCTTACTTACAGCAGCTGAGGCTTCAAAATAATTCTCTACTGCATTTATCAGAGGAGCTTTTACGCTCACTGACCAATGCTTCCAACATTGTGCTTTCTGAAAACCCCTGGAGGTGCGACCGTCACATCGTACCACTCCGAGACTGGCTGTTGAAGTACCAAGCTAAAGTAAATGACACCACATCCCTCAAGTGCTCAAGTCCAGCATGGTTGATGAACATGAGTATTATCAACCTTTCAGATGATCACTTTCAAACATCTACTGAATCCACCACTTTAGGTGCTTCGAAAATTCCTCCCACTTCAGTCTCAGAGAACGAAGACCTCACCAACCATCGCTGGAACATACACATGATCATTATTGCTGTGGTTTGCACTGCAGTTATTGCGACTATCAGCATCTGTGCCATCTGCTGGAGGACAAACAAACGACGGGGCAGTCGAAACATACCACACTAA